Proteins from one Streptococcus mitis B6 genomic window:
- the murD gene encoding UDP-N-acetylmuramoyl-L-alanine--D-glutamate ligase, with translation MKVIDQFKNKKVLVLGLAKSGESAARLLDKLGAIVTVNDGKPFEDNPAAQSLLEEGIKVITGGHPLELLDEEFALMVKNPGIPYSNPMIEKALAKGIPVLTEVELAYLISEAPIVGITGSNGKTTTTTMIGEVLTAAGQHGLLSGNIGYPASQVAQTATDKDTLVMELSSFQLMGVQEFHPEIAVITNLMPTHIDYHGSFEEYVAAKWNIQNKMTAADFLVLNFNQDLAKELARKTQATVVPFSTQEKVDGAYLEDGQLYFRGEVVMAANEIGVPGSHNVENALATIVVAKLRGVDNQTIKETLSAFGGVKHRLQFVDEIKGVKFYNDSKSTNILATQKALSGFDNSKVILIAGGLDRGNEFDELVPDITGLKKMVILGQSAERVKRAADKAGVAYVDATDIADATRKAYELATQGDVVLLSPANASWDMYANFEVRGDLFIDTVAELKE, from the coding sequence ATGAAAGTAATAGATCAATTTAAAAATAAGAAAGTCCTTGTTTTAGGTTTGGCCAAGTCTGGTGAATCTGCAGCTCGTTTGTTAGACAAGCTAGGTGCCATTGTGACAGTAAATGACGGAAAACCTTTCGAGGACAATCCAGCTGCCCAAAGTTTGCTGGAGGAAGGAATCAAGGTTATCACAGGTGGCCATCCTTTGGAACTTTTGGATGAAGAGTTTGCCCTCATGGTAAAAAATCCAGGTATCCCTTACAGCAATCCTATGATTGAAAAGGCTTTGGCCAAGGGAATTCCAGTCTTGACTGAGGTGGAATTGGCTTACTTGATTTCAGAAGCACCGATTGTTGGTATTACTGGTTCCAATGGTAAAACAACTACAACGACTATGATTGGAGAAGTCTTGACTGCTGCTGGTCAACATGGTCTCTTATCAGGGAATATCGGCTATCCAGCTAGTCAAGTGGCCCAAACTGCGACAGACAAGGATACGCTTGTCATGGAACTTTCTTCTTTCCAATTGATGGGCGTTCAAGAATTCCATCCTGAGATTGCGGTTATTACTAACCTCATGCCAACTCATATCGACTACCATGGCTCGTTTGAAGAGTATGTAGCAGCCAAGTGGAATATCCAGAACAAGATGACAGCGGCTGATTTCCTTGTCTTGAACTTTAACCAAGACTTGGCAAAAGAATTGGCAAGAAAAACACAAGCTACAGTTGTACCATTTTCAACACAGGAAAAGGTTGATGGAGCTTATTTAGAAGATGGTCAGCTCTACTTCCGTGGGGAAGTGGTCATGGCAGCGAATGAAATCGGAGTTCCAGGTAGCCACAATGTAGAAAATGCCCTTGCGACGATTGTGGTAGCCAAGCTTCGTGGTGTAGACAACCAAACCATCAAAGAAACTCTTTCAGCCTTTGGTGGTGTCAAACACCGTCTCCAATTTGTGGATGAAATCAAGGGTGTCAAATTCTATAATGATAGCAAGTCAACCAATATCTTGGCAACTCAAAAAGCCTTGTCAGGATTTGACAACAGCAAGGTCATTTTGATTGCAGGTGGTTTGGACCGTGGCAATGAGTTTGACGAATTGGTTCCAGACATTACTGGACTCAAGAAGATGGTCATCCTGGGTCAGTCTGCAGAACGTGTTAAACGGGCAGCAGACAAGGCTGGTGTGGCATATGTGGATGCGACTGATATTGCAGATGCGACCCGCAAAGCCTATGAACTTGCGACTCAAGGAGACGTGGTTCTTCTCAGTCCTGCCAATGCCAGCTGGGATATGTATGCTAACTTTGAAGTACGTGGCGACCTCTTTATCGACACAGTAGCGGAGTTAAAGGAATAA
- a CDS encoding ABC transporter ATP-binding protein, with protein sequence MIELKNISKKFGSRQLFSDTNLHFEGGKIYALIGTSGCGKTTLLNMIGRLEPYDKGQIIYDGTSLKDIKPSVFFRDYLGYLFQDFGLIESQTVKENLNLGLVGKKLKEKEKISLMKQALNRVNLSYLDLKQPIFELSGGEAQRVALAKIILKDPPLILADEPTASLDPKNSEELLSILESLKNPNRTIIIATHNPLIWEQVDQVIRVTDLSHR encoded by the coding sequence ATGATTGAACTAAAGAATATATCTAAAAAGTTTGGAAGCCGTCAGCTATTTTCAGATACGAATCTTCATTTTGAAGGTGGGAAAATTTATGCCTTAATCGGTACAAGTGGCTGTGGTAAGACAACACTTTTGAATATGATTGGACGATTAGAGCCATATGACAAAGGGCAAATCATCTATGATGGCACCTCTCTTAAGGACATCAAGCCTTCTGTTTTCTTTAGAGATTACTTAGGTTACCTATTTCAAGATTTTGGCTTGATTGAAAGTCAAACCGTCAAAGAGAATCTCAATCTGGGTTTAGTTGGTAAAAAGTTGAAAGAAAAAGAGAAAATCTCTTTGATGAAACAAGCTCTAAACCGTGTTAACCTCTCTTATTTAGATTTAAAGCAACCTATCTTTGAATTATCAGGAGGAGAAGCACAACGTGTTGCATTAGCGAAGATAATTTTAAAGGATCCACCTTTGATCCTCGCAGATGAACCAACCGCTTCCTTAGACCCCAAAAACTCTGAGGAATTACTTTCTATCCTAGAATCTTTAAAAAATCCGAATCGAACTATTATTATTGCGACCCACAATCCTCTGATTTGGGAGCAAGTGGACCAAGTTATTCGAGTTACCGATTTATCACATAGATGA